A stretch of Aythya fuligula isolate bAytFul2 chromosome 1, bAytFul2.pri, whole genome shotgun sequence DNA encodes these proteins:
- the RASD2 gene encoding GTP-binding protein Rhes, which translates to MMKTMSTGNCTLNVPAKNSYRMVVLGASRVGKSSIVSRFLNGRFEDQYTPTIEDFHRKVYNIRGDMYQLDILDTSGNHPFPAMRRLSILTGDVFILVFSLDNRESFDEVKRLQKQILEVKSCLKNKTKESADLPMVICGNKNDHSEIYRKVRSDEGENLVSSDENCAYFEVSAKKNTNVDEMFYVLFSMAKLPHEMSPALHRKISIQYGDTFQQKSFRMRRVKDMDAYGMISPFARRPSVNSDLKYIKSKVLREGQSREREKCTIQ; encoded by the exons ATGATGAAGACCATGTCCACTGGAAACTGCACCCTAAATGTGCCAGCCAAGAACTCGTACCGCATGGTAGTGCTGGGAGCCTCCAGGGTGGGGAAAAGCTCCATCGTCTCACGCTTTCTCAATGGCCGGTTTGAGGACCAGTACACTCCCACCATTGAGGATTTTCACCGCAAGGTCTACAACATCCGGGGAGATATGTACCAGCTGGACATCCTGGACACCTCTGGGAATCACCCTTTCCCTGCTATGAGGAGGCTTTCCATCCTGACAG GGGACGTTTTCATCCTGGTATTCAGCTTGGATAACAGGGAATCCTTTGATGAGGTCAAGAGACTCCAGAAACAGATCCTTGAGGTGAAATCCTGCCTGAAGAACAAGACTAAGGAATCAGCTGACCTCCCCATGGTGATCTGTGGCAACAAAAATGACCACAGTGAAATCTACCGCAAAGTGCGTTCGGATGAAGGCGAAAACCTTGTCTCCAGCGATGAAAACTGTGCTTACTTTGAAGTTTCAGCCAAGAAGAATACCAACGTGGATGAGATGTTCTACGTTCTCTTCAGCATGGCCAAGCTACCTCATGAGATgagccctgccctgcacagGAAAATCTCCATCCAGTATGGTGACACCTTCCAACAGAAGTCCTTCCGGATGCGACGAGTCAAGGACATGGATGCCTACGGTATGATCTCTCCCTTTGCTCGCCGGCCAAGTGTCAACAGCGACCTGAAGTACATCAAATCAAAAGTTCTCAGGGAAGGCCAGtcaagggagagggagaaatgcACTATCCAGTGA